The region GCACTGACCACTATGAGCCGGGGTTTGCTACTGTTTATCGATAAGATCATTCACCCGTCGTATCACATGCCCCACACGACCCCTGTCGCTTGTGCTATTTCAGCCTTGCATATACCTCTGCCACGGTTATTAATGTTAGCGCGACAGGGGTCTTTTGGTAGAAATTACGCTGGCCGCACTAACATTTACTTCGCCTGCGGAATTGCATGCCACTTCCAGACCTTACCTTATCCAACCACGGCTCACAAAAGAGCTGAGGTAATCTGAGCTAAACATTCGCACCCTTGCACCCCAGCCACAGCGCCGCCAAGATGGATCCACTAACCTCAGCCTTGTCGAATCTGCGGGAgccatggcggcggcgtGGAATTGGTGAATTGCCTTCCTCGCTGGTCGCGGCAGCTCATGGCCTTTCTGCAGAACATCAACTTTTCCCCCACACACAAAACGGCGGTGCTGACTTTGATTCTCCTACCTTTTTGTTGAGCCACGGCAGCGAAAGAACCTACATCAAATACGAAGACGATACTCGCATCAATCTTCTCAACTGGCCCTCGCACCCTGGCCGCGCGAAACTTGACTGGGACTCGAGCCGCGACCCAGATCCCGGCTTCGAACCCATTCCTTTCTGCCCACCGCTGCTGAGCCCGATCCGGTTTTTGCCTTCTCCACGAGAACACGAGCATCACGAACTTGACGAGCTTTGCGAAACGAAGGATTCCCCCCCGCAACACACATTCTCATCCATTTGCTTTGCAACAATGTCGAATTCCAACTCGACCGACCCAGCGGGTGTCGAGAGGACCAGGCCCCTCTTTGAGGTGGTCAAGAATGACAAGAAAAGGGTTGCTTACTTCTACGACTCCGACATTGGCAACTATGCCTACGTTACAGGCCACCCCATGAAACCGCACCGGATACGTTTGGCGCACTCTTTGGTGATGAACTACAACGTCTACAAGTTTCTCGAGATTTACGTAAGTTTCTCCCTCATTTGAGCGACAAACCGGAAGTCCCAAGTTGCTCCTGCTTCTCTCGAAAAGATGCTGACAGCCACAGCGTGCGAAACCAGCTGTCACGAGCGAGATGACACAATTCCACACAGACGAGTATATCGAGTTTCTGCAAAAAGTTACTCCTGACAACATGGACTCCTTTATGAGAGAACAAGGCAAATACAATGTCGGGGACGATTGTCCAGTATTCGATGGACTCTTTGAGTTTTGTGGCATCAGCGCTGGTGGTTCCATGGAAGGCGCGGCAAGGTTGAACAGAGAAAAGTGCGACATCGCAATCAACTGGGCGGGTGGCCTGCATCACGCGAAAAAAAGCGAGGCTAGCGGCTTCTGCTATGTCAATGGTGAGTCCATGCAGCTGTCGAGCCTCGCCAATGACAGAACCTAACCTTGGTTTGCAGATATCGTGCTTGCGATCCTCGAGCTGCTCCGGTTCAAAAAGCGTGTTCTGTACATCGACATCGACGTTCACCATGGTGACGGTGTCGAGGAGGCCTTCTACACCACTGACCGTGTCATGACGGTTTCATTCCACAAGTACGGAGAATACTTTCCTGGTACTGGCGAGCTTAGGGACATTGGCATTGGCACCGGCAAGCATTACGCCGTTAATTTCCCTCTTCGTGACGGCATCGACGACGTCGCGTATGAAACCATCTTTGAGCCCGTGATTACGAACGTGATGCAATATTACCAACCTGAGGCTGTGGTCCTTCAGTGCGGCGGAGACTCTCTCTCTGGTGATCGTCTCGGCTGCTTCAACCTCAGTATGCGCGGGCATGCGAACTGCGTCAACTTTGTTCGCGGCTTCAACTTGCCAACTCTGGTTCTCGGAGGCGGTGGGTACACCATGCGCAACGTCGCCCGCACATGGGCTTACGAGACCGGCCGCTTGGTCGGCGTTGAGATGGATCGAGTACTGCCATTTAATGAATATTACGAGGTAAGTACACGTGCTGAAGTGCTCTTTACTTTGCCAGCTCCCTAACCCGGTATAGTACTACGGTCCGGATTACGAGCTGGATGTGCGAAATTCCAATATGGAAAACGCAAACAGCTACGAATACctggagaagatcaagattCAGGTCATCGAGAATCTAAAACGCACAGCCCCTGTCCCTTCCGTCCAGATGCAGGATGTACCGCGCCAGTCAATGGGTGTCTCTGATGACCAAGACGACGAGATGGATGACCTGGACGAAGATGAGAACAAGGACGTCCGCATGACCCAGCGGCAGTGGGAGAAGCGTGTCGAGCGCCAAGATGAGTACGAAGACTCGGACGATGAAGATATGGCAGCTGCCAACGGAGTCTTTAAGCTCAATGGGAGGACCCGACAAGAGACCAACTTCCGCGATACCAAGGAAGACGACACCATGGAGGTCGACAGTGGAGTCGCCACACCCGCTGAGCAGCCAGTTGAGATTACCGAAAACGATGATACTATGATCGACGAGGCCCTCGCCGAAATCGCAGCGGAAGCGGAAGCAGAGGCACAAGTCAAGGAGCCTGCTGCTACTGAGACAGCACCTGAGGCTCCGACAGCAGCGGTTGACGGCGACGGTGACGTAGATATGGGAGAGGTTACAGAAAGCAAGGCGGCCGAAACAGTGATCAAGACCGAAGATGTCGAAGAGCCTGCGCCTGCCAAGCAGGACGACAGCCAGTCTACAGCTGTGGTATCGCCAAAGAAGACCACGGAGGTGGCAGCTCAGCCATCACGCACATCCAAGTCGCCAGAGCCAGCTGTTGCCGCCGACAAACAAACCGAGAGCGTGCCAGAGGCCAGCGAGGTGGTGCCACCGACAGCCACTCAGGACAATACGACCAATAGTTAGGTAACCCGCTGGTTGCATGACCTGTAGTGTAATGGCTTGTGCCAAGGCGTTCTGGAGCTCATGAATTATTGGTGTTGGATGGGTGGTTTGTTTTCGTCATGGGGAAAGGTGTTTTGAGGTGGCCATTCTATAGTACCCCTATCGTGCGTTTTATACCtgggagagagggaaaaagcCGGCGGTAAATCTTGATGCCTTCACAGAGTTATGGGTTGTTTTTCGCATCAGCGCCACGAAGTAGCCTCATGATTGCTATATTTTTTGGAATCTCCCAATTCTAGTCTTCACTCTGGATCGCACATGTTCTGCTATCTTGTcgtgtttctttttgtttcttgaCGTGGTCCTTTGCACATCACTGTCTCAGCTTCACCGCATGTTGTTGTCAGCGGGGTGATGCGTTGCTCAAGATAAGGTCAATTGTCTTGTTCCTTGGAGAAGATCCCGCTGCCAAGCAtttccccaaactccccagCTTCCTTCCTTGTGGAACACGATCTGCGGGTCGTCATGCAGCCCTGCAGGCTGCTCCCACAGGGTTCTGACTGACCCTCTGGGGATTCCTGCAGCATGCAGCAGAGGAGGGGCAGTCAGTCACTTATCTTTTGGGGAGCATGAGGAGGGCCTTGCCCACCTCTGATTTCCCATCTTCCCTATCTCTGAATCGCTAGAAGGAATGGAACGATCAGGGTCTGCTCTTAcacgacgatgacgatgggcGTTAAAGCTTCAGGGGCTTTCAGGGGCTACCCTTGGAGCACCCACTGGGCCTTATCGGTATCGCGAACACTACTCCCACGGCATCAACACCTGCGCGGCTTCCTGACGGGTGCCTGCATGGCGGGCTTGGTACTGGGGCTTGTTGTGTTGCTACAACTACATGGGTCGTTTAATGATTTCTTGTGGCCGTTTTGGAAGAGCAACACCAACGGCAGCGATGGAAAGCCTACTGAACCGCCGCC is a window of Podospora pseudopauciseta strain CBS 411.78 chromosome 1, whole genome shotgun sequence DNA encoding:
- the RPD3 gene encoding histone deacetylase (EggNog:ENOG503NVD7; COG:B) is translated as MDPLTSALSNLREPWRRRGIGELPSSLVAAAHGLSAEHQLFPHTQNGGADFDSPTFLLSHGSERTYIKYEDDTRINLLNWPSHPGRAKLDWDSSRDPDPGFEPIPFCPPLLSPIRFLPSPREHEHHELDELCETKDSPPQHTFSSICFATMSNSNSTDPAGVERTRPLFEVVKNDKKRVAYFYDSDIGNYAYVTGHPMKPHRIRLAHSLVMNYNVYKFLEIYRAKPAVTSEMTQFHTDEYIEFLQKVTPDNMDSFMREQGKYNVGDDCPVFDGLFEFCGISAGGSMEGAARLNREKCDIAINWAGGLHHAKKSEASGFCYVNDIVLAILELLRFKKRVLYIDIDVHHGDGVEEAFYTTDRVMTVSFHKYGEYFPGTGELRDIGIGTGKHYAVNFPLRDGIDDVAYETIFEPVITNVMQYYQPEAVVLQCGGDSLSGDRLGCFNLSMRGHANCVNFVRGFNLPTLVLGGGGYTMRNVARTWAYETGRLVGVEMDRVLPFNEYYEYYGPDYELDVRNSNMENANSYEYLEKIKIQVIENLKRTAPVPSVQMQDVPRQSMGVSDDQDDEMDDLDEDENKDVRMTQRQWEKRVERQDEYEDSDDEDMAAANGVFKLNGRTRQETNFRDTKEDDTMEVDSGVATPAEQPVEITENDDTMIDEALAEIAAEAEAEAQVKEPAATETAPEAPTAAVDGDGDVDMGEVTESKAAETVIKTEDVEEPAPAKQDDSQSTAVVSPKKTTEVAAQPSRTSKSPEPAVAADKQTESVPEASEVVPPTATQDNTTNS